Proteins co-encoded in one Cynocephalus volans isolate mCynVol1 chromosome 11, mCynVol1.pri, whole genome shotgun sequence genomic window:
- the ITIH4 gene encoding inter-alpha-trypsin inhibitor heavy chain H4 isoform X5, whose protein sequence is MKIPASVHICGTMLALLSLLAVLQTATARKNDIDIYSLTVDSKVSSRFAHTVVTSRVVNRADTVREATFQMELPKKAFITNFSMIIDGVTYPGNIKEKAAAQEQYHAAVAKGESAGLVKATGRKTEQFQVSVSVAPAAKVTFELVYEELLKRHLGVYELLLKVQPQQLVKHLQMDIHIFEPQGISFLETESTFVTNELEKALTTSQNKTKAHIQFKPTLSQQQKSPEKQDTVLDGNLIIRYDVNRTLSGGSIQIENGYFVHYFAPEGLPTMPKNVVFVIDKSGSMSGRKIEQTREALIKILDDLSPKDQFNLIVFSMEATQWKPSLVPASAENVNEARSYAASIKAQGGTNINDAMLMAVKLLDNDNRNELLPAGSVSLIILLTDGDPTVGETNSTKIQKNVQKAISDKYSLFCLGFGFDVSYSFLEKMALDNGGLARRIYEDSDSALQLQDFYQEVANPLLEAVAFEYPSNAVEEVTQDNFRLLFKGSEMVVAGKLRDQSPDTLSAKVIGHMHKQNITFQMESSVAEQEEEFRSPKYIFHNFMERLWAYLTIQQLLEHSVSASDAERQALKTRALNLSLSYSFVTPLTSMVVTKPEGQEQSQVAEKPVEEENRHRKVYSGGSYADPSFVLRRGFSRQGVARFPPGFGVGVGGLPERSGFRGPPHAPDAPLPPYPSHHLTHASLPSMAFLVPDSALPAEPDQAMLHVVDTRIKETTTTVPASELPAPSTPPYPCPPACSACPRNCVLAVPAPIQAPSVILPLPGQSVDRLCVDIKQSQGPMNLLSDPTQGVEVTGQYETEEARFSWIEVTFKNPQLQVHASPEHVVVIRNRRSFAYKWKETLFSVMPSLKMTMDKTGVLLLSGPDKVTIGLLPWDGPGEGLRLLLRDTDRFSSHVNGTLGQFYQDVLWGPLEAADDSKRTLRVQGNDHSATRELKLDYQEGPPGTEISCWSVEL, encoded by the exons ATGAAGATCCCGGCCTCTGTCCACATCTGCGGCACCATGCTGGCCCTGCTCTCACTGCTGGCTGTCCTCCAGACTGCCACAGCCCGCAAG AATGACATCGACATCTACAGCCTCACCGTGGACTCCAAGGTGTCATCCCGATTTGCCCACACGGTCGTCACCAGCCGGGTGGTCAACAGGGCCGATACTGTGCGGGAGGCCACCTTCCAGATGGAGCTGCCCAAGAAAGCTTTCATCACCAACTTCTCCAT GATCATCGATGGTGTGACCTACCCAGGGAACATCAAGGAAAAGGCTGCAGCCCAGGAGCAGTACCACGCGGCTGTGGCCAAGGGAGAGAGTGCCGGCCTTGTCAA ggccaCTGGGAGAAAGACAGAGCAGTTCCAAGTGTCAGTCAGTGTGGCTCCGGCTGCCAAGGTCACCTTTGAGCTGGTGTATGAGGAGCTGCTCAAGCGGCATCTGGGGGTGTATGAGCTACTGCTGAAAGTGCAGCCCCAGCAGCTGGTCAAGCACCTGCAG ATGGACATTCACATCTTCGAGCCCCAGGGCATCAGTTTCCTGGAGACAGAGAGCACCTTCGTGACCAACGAGCTagaaaaggccctcaccaccTCACAGAACAAGACCAAG GCTCATATCCAGTTCAAGCCAACGCTCTCCCAGCAGCAAAAGTCTCCAGAGAAGCAGGACACAGTCCTAGATGGCAACTTGATCATCCGCTATGATGTGAACCGGACCCTCTCTGGGGGCTCCATTCAG ATTGAGAACGGCTACTTTGTGCACTACTTTGCCCCAGAAGGCCTGCCCACAATGCCCAAGAATGTGGTCTTTGTCATTGACAAGAGTGGCTCCATGAGTGGCAGGAAAATTGAGCAG ACCCGAGAAGCCCTGATCAAGATTCTGGATGACCTTAGCCCCAAAGACCAGTTCAACCTCATAGTCTTCAGCATGGAGGCAACCCAGTGGAAGCCATCACTGGTGCCAGCCTCGGCCGAGAACGTGAACGAGGCTAGGAGCTACGCGGCCAGCATCAAGGCCCAGGGAG GGACCAATATCAATGACGCGATGCTGATGGCCGTGAAGCTGCTGGACAATGACAACCGGAATGAGCTGCTGCCCGCGGGGAGCGTCTCACTTATCATCCTGCTCACTGACGGCGACCCCACCGTGG GGGAGACCAACTCCACGAAGATCCAGAAGAATGTGCAGAAAGCCATAAGTGACAAGTACAGCCTCTTCTGCCTGGGCTTCGGCTTTGATGTCAGCTACAGCTTCCTGGAGAAGATGGCGCTGGACAACGGTGGCCTGGCTCGGCGCATTTATGAGGACTCAGACTCCGCCCTGCAGCTCCAG GACTTTTACCAGGAGGTGGCCAACCCACTGCTGGAGGCGGTGGCCTTTGAGTACCCGAGCAACGCTGTGGAGGAGGTCACGCAGGACAACTTCCGGCTCCTCTTCAAGGGCTCAGAGATGGTAGTGGCTGGGAAGCTCCGGGACCAGAGCCCTGATACACTCTCAGCCAAAGTCATCGGGCACATG CATAAACAGAACATCACTTTCCAAATGGAGTCCAGTGtggcagagcaggaggaggagttCCGGAGCCCCAAGTATATCTTCCACAACTTCATGGAGAGACTCTGGGCATACCTGACCATCCAGCAACTGCTGGAGCACAG TGTTTCTGCGTCAGATGCTGAACGGCAGGCCCTCAAGACCCGAGCTCTGAACTTGTCACTCAGCTACAGCTTTGTCACACCTCTCACATCTATGGTGGTCACCAAACCTGAGGGCCAAGAACAGTCTCAAGTTGCTGAGAAGCCCGTGGAAGAAG aaaacagacacaggaaaGTCTACTCAG GAGGCAGCTATGCAGACCCTTCCTTTGTCCTAAGAAGAGGATTCAGTAGACAAG GAGTGGCCAGATTCCCACCGGGTTTCGGAGTTGGAGTTGGTGGCTTGCCGGAGAGATCTGGATTCCGTGGACCTCCTCATGCCCCAgatgctcctcttcctccttatCCCTCTCACCATCTGACCCATGCCTCGCTACCCAGCATGGCCTTCT TAGTGCCTGATTCAGCACTACCAGCTGAGCCTGATCAAGCCATGTTGCATGTCGTGGATACAAGAATCAAAG aaacaACCACGACAGTGCCCGCAAGTGAGTTGCCAGCCCCCAGCACCCCTCCCTATCCATGCCCCCCAGCCTGCTCTGCCTGTCCCAGGAACTGTGTACTGGCTGTCCCAGCCCCCATCCAGGCTCCTTCAGTTATCCTGCCGCTGCCTGGGCAGAGCGTGGACCGGCTCTGTGTGGACATCAAGCAATCTCAGGGACCAATGAATCTGCTCTCAGACCCTACCCAAG GGGTTgaggtgactggccagtatgagaCGGAGGAGGCTAGGTTCTCATGGATTGAGGTGACCTTCAAGAATCCCCAGCTGCAGGTTCATGCATCCCCTGAACACGTGGTGGTGATTCGGAACAGAAGAAGCTTTGCGTATAAGTGGAAAGAGACGCTGTTCTCGGTGATGCCCAG CCTAAAGATGACCATGGACAAGACGGGTGTCTTGCTGCTCAGTGGCCCAGACAAAGTGACCATCGGCCTATTGCCATGGGATGGACCCGGTGAGGGGCTCCGGCTCCTTCTGCGTGACACTGACCGCTTCTCCAGCCACGTCAACGGGACTCTTG GCCAGTTTTACCAGGACGTGCTCTGGGGGCCCTTAGAAGCGGCAGACGACAGCAAACGCACTTTGAGGGTTCAGGGGAACGACCATTCTGCCACCAG AGAGCTCAAGCTGGATTACCAGGAGGGACCCCCAGGAACAGAAATTTCCTGCTGGTCTGTGGAGCTGTAG
- the ITIH4 gene encoding inter-alpha-trypsin inhibitor heavy chain H4 isoform X3 gives MATNSRGEGDRVGHGNTFCALPRLLGGSQQIMQMLLWPLPYLESLGTWRPGADLLYNFSSEASLAATGVKMKIPASVHICGTMLALLSLLAVLQTATARKNDIDIYSLTVDSKVSSRFAHTVVTSRVVNRADTVREATFQMELPKKAFITNFSMIIDGVTYPGNIKEKAAAQEQYHAAVAKGESAGLVKATGRKTEQFQVSVSVAPAAKVTFELVYEELLKRHLGVYELLLKVQPQQLVKHLQMDIHIFEPQGISFLETESTFVTNELEKALTTSQNKTKAHIQFKPTLSQQQKSPEKQDTVLDGNLIIRYDVNRTLSGGSIQIENGYFVHYFAPEGLPTMPKNVVFVIDKSGSMSGRKIEQTREALIKILDDLSPKDQFNLIVFSMEATQWKPSLVPASAENVNEARSYAASIKAQGGTNINDAMLMAVKLLDNDNRNELLPAGSVSLIILLTDGDPTVGETNSTKIQKNVQKAISDKYSLFCLGFGFDVSYSFLEKMALDNGGLARRIYEDSDSALQLQDFYQEVANPLLEAVAFEYPSNAVEEVTQDNFRLLFKGSEMVVAGKLRDQSPDTLSAKVIGHMHKQNITFQMESSVAEQEEEFRSPKYIFHNFMERLWAYLTIQQLLEHSVSASDAERQALKTRALNLSLSYSFVTPLTSMVVTKPEGQEQSQVAEKPVEEENRHRKVYSGGSYADPSFVLRRGFSRQGVARFPPGFGVGVGGLPERSGFRGPPHAPDAPLPPYPSHHLTHASLPSMAFLVPDSALPAEPDQAMLHVVDTRIKETTTTVPASELPAPSTPPYPCPPACSACPRNCVLAVPAPIQAPSVILPLPGQSVDRLCVDIKQSQGPMNLLSDPTQGVEVTGQYETEEARFSWIEVTFKNPQLQVHASPEHVVVIRNRRSFAYKWKETLFSVMPSLKMTMDKTGVLLLSGPDKVTIGLLPWDGPGEGLRLLLRDTDRFSSHVNGTLGQFYQDVLWGPLEAADDSKRTLRVQGNDHSATRELKLDYQEGPPGTEISCWSVEL, from the exons ATGGCCACTAACAGcaggggagagggagacagggTGGGGCATGGGAACACATTTTGTGCCCTTCCCAGGCTTTTGGGAGGGTCCCAGCAGATAATGCAGATGCTATTATGGCCACTGCCATATCTAGAAAGCCTTGGGACATGGAGACCTGGCGCTGACCTTCTGTATAATTTCAG TTCAGAAGCCAGCCTGGCAGCCACTGGAGTCAAAATGAAGATCCCGGCCTCTGTCCACATCTGCGGCACCATGCTGGCCCTGCTCTCACTGCTGGCTGTCCTCCAGACTGCCACAGCCCGCAAG AATGACATCGACATCTACAGCCTCACCGTGGACTCCAAGGTGTCATCCCGATTTGCCCACACGGTCGTCACCAGCCGGGTGGTCAACAGGGCCGATACTGTGCGGGAGGCCACCTTCCAGATGGAGCTGCCCAAGAAAGCTTTCATCACCAACTTCTCCAT GATCATCGATGGTGTGACCTACCCAGGGAACATCAAGGAAAAGGCTGCAGCCCAGGAGCAGTACCACGCGGCTGTGGCCAAGGGAGAGAGTGCCGGCCTTGTCAA ggccaCTGGGAGAAAGACAGAGCAGTTCCAAGTGTCAGTCAGTGTGGCTCCGGCTGCCAAGGTCACCTTTGAGCTGGTGTATGAGGAGCTGCTCAAGCGGCATCTGGGGGTGTATGAGCTACTGCTGAAAGTGCAGCCCCAGCAGCTGGTCAAGCACCTGCAG ATGGACATTCACATCTTCGAGCCCCAGGGCATCAGTTTCCTGGAGACAGAGAGCACCTTCGTGACCAACGAGCTagaaaaggccctcaccaccTCACAGAACAAGACCAAG GCTCATATCCAGTTCAAGCCAACGCTCTCCCAGCAGCAAAAGTCTCCAGAGAAGCAGGACACAGTCCTAGATGGCAACTTGATCATCCGCTATGATGTGAACCGGACCCTCTCTGGGGGCTCCATTCAG ATTGAGAACGGCTACTTTGTGCACTACTTTGCCCCAGAAGGCCTGCCCACAATGCCCAAGAATGTGGTCTTTGTCATTGACAAGAGTGGCTCCATGAGTGGCAGGAAAATTGAGCAG ACCCGAGAAGCCCTGATCAAGATTCTGGATGACCTTAGCCCCAAAGACCAGTTCAACCTCATAGTCTTCAGCATGGAGGCAACCCAGTGGAAGCCATCACTGGTGCCAGCCTCGGCCGAGAACGTGAACGAGGCTAGGAGCTACGCGGCCAGCATCAAGGCCCAGGGAG GGACCAATATCAATGACGCGATGCTGATGGCCGTGAAGCTGCTGGACAATGACAACCGGAATGAGCTGCTGCCCGCGGGGAGCGTCTCACTTATCATCCTGCTCACTGACGGCGACCCCACCGTGG GGGAGACCAACTCCACGAAGATCCAGAAGAATGTGCAGAAAGCCATAAGTGACAAGTACAGCCTCTTCTGCCTGGGCTTCGGCTTTGATGTCAGCTACAGCTTCCTGGAGAAGATGGCGCTGGACAACGGTGGCCTGGCTCGGCGCATTTATGAGGACTCAGACTCCGCCCTGCAGCTCCAG GACTTTTACCAGGAGGTGGCCAACCCACTGCTGGAGGCGGTGGCCTTTGAGTACCCGAGCAACGCTGTGGAGGAGGTCACGCAGGACAACTTCCGGCTCCTCTTCAAGGGCTCAGAGATGGTAGTGGCTGGGAAGCTCCGGGACCAGAGCCCTGATACACTCTCAGCCAAAGTCATCGGGCACATG CATAAACAGAACATCACTTTCCAAATGGAGTCCAGTGtggcagagcaggaggaggagttCCGGAGCCCCAAGTATATCTTCCACAACTTCATGGAGAGACTCTGGGCATACCTGACCATCCAGCAACTGCTGGAGCACAG TGTTTCTGCGTCAGATGCTGAACGGCAGGCCCTCAAGACCCGAGCTCTGAACTTGTCACTCAGCTACAGCTTTGTCACACCTCTCACATCTATGGTGGTCACCAAACCTGAGGGCCAAGAACAGTCTCAAGTTGCTGAGAAGCCCGTGGAAGAAG aaaacagacacaggaaaGTCTACTCAG GAGGCAGCTATGCAGACCCTTCCTTTGTCCTAAGAAGAGGATTCAGTAGACAAG GAGTGGCCAGATTCCCACCGGGTTTCGGAGTTGGAGTTGGTGGCTTGCCGGAGAGATCTGGATTCCGTGGACCTCCTCATGCCCCAgatgctcctcttcctccttatCCCTCTCACCATCTGACCCATGCCTCGCTACCCAGCATGGCCTTCT TAGTGCCTGATTCAGCACTACCAGCTGAGCCTGATCAAGCCATGTTGCATGTCGTGGATACAAGAATCAAAG aaacaACCACGACAGTGCCCGCAAGTGAGTTGCCAGCCCCCAGCACCCCTCCCTATCCATGCCCCCCAGCCTGCTCTGCCTGTCCCAGGAACTGTGTACTGGCTGTCCCAGCCCCCATCCAGGCTCCTTCAGTTATCCTGCCGCTGCCTGGGCAGAGCGTGGACCGGCTCTGTGTGGACATCAAGCAATCTCAGGGACCAATGAATCTGCTCTCAGACCCTACCCAAG GGGTTgaggtgactggccagtatgagaCGGAGGAGGCTAGGTTCTCATGGATTGAGGTGACCTTCAAGAATCCCCAGCTGCAGGTTCATGCATCCCCTGAACACGTGGTGGTGATTCGGAACAGAAGAAGCTTTGCGTATAAGTGGAAAGAGACGCTGTTCTCGGTGATGCCCAG CCTAAAGATGACCATGGACAAGACGGGTGTCTTGCTGCTCAGTGGCCCAGACAAAGTGACCATCGGCCTATTGCCATGGGATGGACCCGGTGAGGGGCTCCGGCTCCTTCTGCGTGACACTGACCGCTTCTCCAGCCACGTCAACGGGACTCTTG GCCAGTTTTACCAGGACGTGCTCTGGGGGCCCTTAGAAGCGGCAGACGACAGCAAACGCACTTTGAGGGTTCAGGGGAACGACCATTCTGCCACCAG AGAGCTCAAGCTGGATTACCAGGAGGGACCCCCAGGAACAGAAATTTCCTGCTGGTCTGTGGAGCTGTAG